One genomic region from Quercus robur chromosome 4, dhQueRobu3.1, whole genome shotgun sequence encodes:
- the LOC126720727 gene encoding putative methylesterase 11, chloroplastic: MGNSWACFSPKGVTFTKKPSKRLLNSSSTKRTKKKNEKLEFDDALIHQQGLAAAFLFHQHQLNGSLPVNLNRSTSVVYPSTAAPKKLPKSSSSRQRSRTDHSLIQPLQLVNKDLNIDGMETSHFVLVHGGGFGAWCWYKTTSLLEESGYRVDAVDLAGSGIHTFDTNSITSLAQYVKPLTDILEKLGDGEKVILAGHDFGGACISYVMELFPSKISKAIFIAAAMLSSGQSSLDMFSQQTGSNDLMQQAQKFLYTNGKDQPPTAIDLDKELVKDFLFNQSPAKDVALSLVSMRPIPFGPVIEKLSLSDVNYGSVRRFFIGTHKDCAIPVALQENMINTNPPEQVFWLKGSDYAPFFSRPQSLHKILVEISQIPPKQV; this comes from the exons ATGGGAAACTCATGGGCATGTTTCAGTCCCAAGGGG gtAACCTTCACAAAAAAACCCTCAAAACGTTTACTAaactcttcttcaaccaaaaggactaagaaaaagaatgagaagcTTGAGTTTGATGATGCTCTCATTCACCAACAGGGTCTTGCTGCAGCTTTCCTCTTCCACCAGCATCAGCTGAACGGTTCTCTACCCGTTAACCTTAACAGGTCCACTTCTGTGGTGTACCCATCTACAGCTGCTCCTAAAAAGCTTCCAAAGAGTTCAAGTTCTAGGCAGAGGTCACGTACTGATCATTCTCTCATTCAGCCTCTTCAGCTTGTTAACAAG GATCTAAATATTGATGGCATGGAAACCTCACATTTTGTTCTTGTTCACGGAGGTGGCTTTGGTGCTTGGTGTTGGTATAAAACAACCTCATTATTGGAAGAAAGTGGATATAGAGTTGATGCAGTTGACTTAGCAGGTTCTGGAATTCATACATTTGATACAAACAGCATTACGAGTCTTGCACAATACGTAAAGCCACTTACTGATATCCTAGAGAAACTTGGAGATGGAGAAAAG GTGATTTTGGCAGGACATGATTTTGGTGGTGCTTGTATTTCATATGTAATGGAGTTGTTTCCATCTAAAATCTCAAAAGCAATTTTTATAGCTGCAGCAATGTTGAGTAGTGGGCAGAGTTCCCTTGATATGTTTTCCCAACAG ACAGGTTCAAATGATCTGATGCAACAAGCTCAGAAATTTTTGTACACAAATGGGAAAGATCAGCCCCCAACTGCTATAGATCTTGACAAAGAATTGGTGAAAGACTTCTTGTTCAATCAAAGTCCTGCTAAG GATGTTGCATTGTCATTAGTTTCGATGAGGCCAATACCTTTTGGGCCAGTTATAGAGAAACTCTCACTTTCTGATGTGAATTATGGTTCTGTCCGGCGATTCTTTATTGGAACTCATAAAGATTGTGCCATACCAGTTGCTCTACAAGAGAACATGATAAATACAAATCCCCCAGAACAGGTTTTTTGGCTAAAAGGTTCTGATTATGCACCTTTCTTCTCAAGGCCTCAGTCCCTGCACAAAATTCTAGTAGAGATATCACAAATTCCACCAAAGCAGGTCTGA
- the LOC126720725 gene encoding putative methylesterase 11, chloroplastic: MGNSWACFTPKGVTFTKKPSKRLPNSSSTKRTKKKDEELEFDDALIHQQALSAAFLFHQHQLNGSLPVNLNRSTSVVYPSTAAPKKLPKSSSSRQRSRTDHSLIQPLQLVNKDQNIDGLETIRFVLVHGGGFGAWCWYKTITLLEESGYRVDAVDLAGSGIHTFDTNSITSLAQYVKPLTDILEKLGDGEKVILVGHDFGGACISYVMELFPSKISKAIFIAAAMLSSGQSFLDMFSQQTGSNDLMQQAQKFLYTNGKDQPPTAIGLDKELVRDFLFNQSPAKDVALSLVSMRPIPFGPVIEKLSLSDAHYGSIRRFYIGTPEDCAIPVALQENIINTNPPEQVFWLKGSDHAPFFSRPQSLNRILVEISQIPPKQA; the protein is encoded by the exons ATGGGAAACTCATGGGCATGTTTCACTCCCAAGGGGGTAACCTTCACAAAAAAACCCTCAAAACGTTTACCAAACTCTTCTTCAACTAAAAGGACTAAGAAAAAGGATGAGGAGCTTGAGTTTGATGATGCTCTCATTCACCAACAGGCTCTTTCCGCAGCTTTCCTCTTCCACCAGCATCAGCTGAACGGTTCTCTACCCGTTAACCTTAACAGGTCCACTTCTGTGGTGTACCCATCTACAGCTGCTCCTAAAAAGCTTCCAAAGAGTTCAAGTTCTAGGCAGAGGTCACGTACTGATCATTCTCTCATTCAGCCTCTTCAGCTTGTTAACAAG GATCAAAATATTGATGGCCTGGAAACCATACGTTTTGTTCTTGTTCACGGAGGTGGCTTTGGTGCTTGGTGTTGGTATAAAACAATCACACTATTGGAAGAAAGTGGATATAGAGTTGATGCAGTTGACTTAGCAGGTTCTGGAATTCATACATTTGATACAAACAGCATTACGAGCCTTGCACAGTACGTAAAGCCACTTACTGATATCCTAGAGAAACTTGGAGATGGAGAAAAG gtgattttggtggGACATGATTTTGGTGGTGCTTGTATTTCATATGTAATGGAGTTGTTTCCATCTAAAATCTCAAAAGCAATTTTTATAGCTGCAGCAATGTTGAGTAGTGGGCAGAGTTTCCTTGATATGTTTTCCCAACAG ACAGGTTCAAATGATCTGATGCAGCAAGCTCAGAAATTTCTGTACACAAATGGGAAAGATCAGCCCCCAACTGCTATAGGTCTTGACAAAGAATTGGTGAGAGACTTCTTGTTCAATCAAAGTCCAGCTAAG GACGTTGCATTGTCATTAGTTTCAATGAGGCCAATACCTTTTGGGCCGGTTATAGAGAAACTTTCACTTTCTGATGCGCATTATGGCTCTATACGGAGATTCTACATTGGAACTCCTGAAGACTGTGCCATACCAGTTGCTCTACAGGAGAACATAATAAATACAAATCCCCCAGAACAGGTTTTTTGGCTCAAAGGTTCTGATCATGCACCTTTCTTCTCAAGGCCTCAGTCCCTAAACAGAATTCTAGTAGAGATATCACAAATTCCACCAAAGCAGGCCTAA